From the Deferribacterota bacterium genome, one window contains:
- the nuoL gene encoding NADH-quinone oxidoreductase subunit L, translating into MLELWIILFPVIGIVINGLFGRKFIRKKAHIVSVGAVLLSLLLSLIVFFKVCSGYRADIIYYNWVIAENIVIPFGILIDPLSAIMLIVVTFVGSMIHIYSIGYMAHDEGYHRFFTYFSIFITSMLILVLGNNFFMLFVGWELVGLSSYLLIGFWFERESASFAAKKAFITNRIGDFGFYVGVLLVIFTFKSLTYDNVFNSELILEAKNTIFNIFGFNVNLLELMTLGLFCGAIGKSAQFPLHVWLPDAMEGPTPVSALIHAATMVTAGVYMVARCNPLFSEAVMTSNVIVFVGALTALIGATIGITQFDLKRILAYSTVSQLGYMIMATGTGAYIAGIFHLFTHAFFKALLFLCSGAVMHAMQDNLDIRLMGGLKKKLPITFWTYLIGCLAISGIPPFAGFFSKDEILAQTFASGHIFAWFIGVIVAFMTAFYMFRSFYVVFLGEPRDKHLYDHAHEAPKTMTFALIVLAFMSVIAGGLVGIPLEHGFIHSFLAPVLIPEHLHIPHLVEGVSISLMVISIILALAGLSLATLLYVYRRDLPDKIAKAFRPIYKFVFNKWYFDELYGALIVRPIVYLSEAIWFAFDIHVIDFIVNACGKTAMFFGNIFKYIQTGRIQSYIFTMVFATLLLIILFYAV; encoded by the coding sequence ATGTTAGAATTATGGATTATACTATTTCCTGTAATAGGTATTGTTATTAATGGGTTGTTTGGAAGAAAATTCATAAGAAAGAAGGCTCATATTGTATCTGTTGGAGCTGTTTTGTTATCTCTTCTCTTATCTTTAATTGTTTTTTTCAAGGTATGCTCAGGATATAGGGCTGATATTATTTATTATAATTGGGTGATTGCTGAGAATATTGTTATACCTTTTGGGATTTTAATTGACCCCCTTTCAGCTATTATGTTAATTGTTGTTACCTTTGTTGGCTCTATGATTCACATATATTCTATAGGATATATGGCTCATGACGAGGGATATCATAGATTTTTCACATATTTTTCAATATTTATAACATCAATGCTTATATTAGTCTTAGGAAATAACTTTTTTATGTTATTTGTTGGTTGGGAATTAGTTGGTTTGTCTTCTTATTTATTAATTGGTTTTTGGTTTGAAAGAGAATCAGCATCTTTTGCCGCTAAAAAAGCCTTTATAACAAATAGGATTGGGGATTTTGGTTTTTATGTTGGTGTATTGTTAGTTATTTTTACTTTTAAGTCATTGACCTATGATAATGTTTTTAACTCTGAGTTAATTTTGGAAGCCAAAAATACAATTTTTAATATCTTTGGCTTTAATGTAAATTTGTTAGAGTTAATGACCCTTGGTTTATTTTGTGGTGCTATTGGTAAATCAGCCCAGTTTCCATTGCACGTATGGTTGCCAGATGCCATGGAGGGCCCAACACCAGTATCAGCACTAATTCACGCAGCAACAATGGTAACCGCTGGTGTTTATATGGTAGCCCGTTGTAATCCGCTTTTCAGCGAAGCTGTTATGACCAGTAATGTTATAGTCTTTGTTGGGGCATTGACTGCCCTTATCGGTGCAACAATTGGTATTACACAGTTTGATTTAAAGAGAATTTTAGCTTATTCAACTGTAAGCCAACTTGGTTATATGATTATGGCAACAGGTACAGGTGCTTATATTGCAGGTATTTTTCATCTATTTACCCACGCTTTCTTTAAAGCTTTATTATTTTTATGCTCTGGTGCTGTTATGCATGCAATGCAAGATAATTTAGATATTAGGTTAATGGGAGGTTTGAAGAAAAAGTTACCAATTACTTTTTGGACATATTTAATTGGATGCTTAGCAATATCAGGTATACCACCATTTGCAGGTTTTTTTAGTAAGGATGAGATTTTAGCGCAAACCTTTGCCTCAGGGCATATATTTGCATGGTTTATTGGTGTTATTGTTGCTTTTATGACTGCATTTTATATGTTTAGATCCTTTTATGTTGTATTTCTTGGAGAGCCAAGGGATAAACACTTGTATGATCATGCCCATGAAGCACCAAAGACCATGACATTTGCACTTATTGTACTAGCATTTATGTCGGTTATTGCAGGTGGGTTAGTTGGTATTCCTTTAGAGCATGGGTTTATACATAGCTTTTTAGCACCTGTTTTAATTCCAGAACATTTACATATACCACATTTAGTAGAGGGAGTATCTATTTCGCTTATGGTAATCTCCATTATTTTGGCGTTAGCTGGCTTATCACTAGCAACTCTTTTATATGTTTACAGAAGAGATTTACCTGATAAAATCGCAAAAGCCTTTAGGCCAATATACAAGTTTGTATTTAATAAATGGTATTTTGATGAGCTTTATGGTGCTTTAATAGTAAGGCCTATTGTTTACTTATCAGAGGCAATATGGTTCGCTTTTGATATACACGTTATAGATTTTATAGTTAATGCATGCGGTAAAACTGCTATGTTTTTTGGAAATATATTTAAGTATATACAAACAGGAAGGATACAATCCTATATATTTACAATGGTATTTGCAACACTATTACTAATTATATTGTTTTATGCAGTTTAA
- the nuoK gene encoding NADH-quinone oxidoreductase subunit NuoK, giving the protein MTLEHYLVLSAVIFGIGMAGVLLRRNLIIIFISLELMLNAVNINLAAFSKYLNLISGEVFIIFIMAVAAAEAAVGLALIVSLYRNKQTIDSEAFKILKW; this is encoded by the coding sequence ATGACTTTAGAGCATTATTTAGTATTAAGTGCAGTTATTTTTGGTATTGGAATGGCAGGGGTTTTATTGAGGAGAAACCTAATAATTATTTTTATATCCTTAGAGCTAATGTTAAATGCTGTTAATATTAATTTGGCAGCTTTTTCAAAGTATCTAAACCTAATATCTGGTGAGGTATTTATTATATTTATTATGGCTGTTGCTGCAGCTGAAGCTGCTGTTGGTTTAGCTCTTATTGTGTCACTATATAGAAATAAACAAACTATAGATTCTGAAGCATTCAAAATATTAAAGTGGTAA
- a CDS encoding NADH-quinone oxidoreductase subunit J: MEKLAFYLLSIIILVSSIFMITRRNLVHSILWMLLTFFCVAGIFIQLNAEFIAAIQVIVYAGAILVLYLFVVMLLNPKATGVVKVHLSSSIIVFVILILVVQIMIAIGSIRYLGEKGQITAEKIAEVGNVKLFGGELFTNYVVPFEIAAVMLLIAMIGAIVIALRK, encoded by the coding sequence ATGGAAAAATTAGCATTTTATTTGCTATCAATAATAATTTTAGTTTCCTCAATATTTATGATTACTAGGAGAAATTTAGTTCATTCAATATTATGGATGTTATTAACTTTTTTCTGTGTAGCTGGCATATTTATTCAGCTAAATGCTGAATTTATCGCAGCAATACAGGTAATTGTATATGCTGGGGCAATATTAGTATTATATTTGTTTGTAGTGATGCTGCTAAATCCTAAGGCTACAGGTGTTGTAAAGGTTCATTTAAGTTCTAGTATAATTGTTTTTGTAATATTAATATTAGTTGTTCAAATTATGATAGCGATTGGCAGTATAAGGTATCTAGGAGAGAAAGGTCAAATAACGGCAGAAAAAATAGCAGAGGTTGGTAATGTAAAGCTATTTGGAGGCGAGCTATTTACTAACTATGTTGTGCCTTTTGAAATTGCAGCAGTAATGCTTTTAATTGCCATGATTGGAGCAATAGTTATAGCTTTAAGAAAATAA
- the nuoI gene encoding NADH-quinone oxidoreductase subunit NuoI, with protein sequence MKVKFRRNLFDVLLFTEIFQGLYVTLKHFFSKPVTEMYPYRKPRIYPRFRGIHYMKTNEKGEPKCVGCYLCARICPSECIDIETDAGPKGERMVRKYHIDLSRCIYCGFCEEACPVDAIHMGNKYNTVNTNRDKYIVNMKALVDNYKGDN encoded by the coding sequence ATGAAGGTAAAGTTTAGGAGAAATTTATTTGATGTATTGCTTTTTACTGAGATATTTCAAGGTCTATATGTAACATTAAAACATTTCTTTAGTAAACCTGTGACTGAAATGTATCCCTATAGAAAACCTAGGATATATCCACGCTTTAGAGGTATTCATTATATGAAGACTAATGAGAAAGGTGAACCTAAATGTGTTGGGTGTTATTTATGTGCTAGGATTTGTCCATCAGAGTGTATAGATATAGAAACAGATGCTGGTCCTAAAGGTGAAAGAATGGTTAGAAAATATCATATAGACTTATCAAGATGTATATATTGTGGTTTTTGTGAAGAAGCTTGTCCTGTTGATGCAATTCACATGGGGAATAAATATAATACAGTAAATACTAATAGGGATAAATATATTGTTAATATGAAAGCCCTTGTTGACAATTATAAGGGGGATAATTAA
- the nuoH gene encoding NADH-quinone oxidoreductase subunit NuoH: protein MIVTTIILLVKILVIVTIVLLAVAYLTYAERKVVGHMQARLGPTHVGWKGLLQPIADAVKLIAKEDIVPSMVDRPVYIIAPIISMTCVLAAFAVIPFSDTITVLGYTIHPYIADLNIGILYILALSSVGTYGIIMAGWASNSKYALLASLRTSAQMISYETALGLSLIGPLLLAGSLNMKEIVLAQEHLWFIVPQILAFVIFLLAALAETNRIPFDLLEAEQELVAGFVIEYASMKFALFFLAEYAHMILAACIATVLFLGGWYGPFLPGILWFFIKVLFIIFIYLWLESTLPRLRFDQLMVFGWKVLIPLALVNIVITSIVMYII from the coding sequence ATGATTGTGACAACTATAATATTGCTAGTAAAAATACTTGTAATAGTAACAATTGTTTTACTTGCAGTTGCCTATTTGACTTATGCAGAAAGGAAGGTTGTTGGACATATGCAGGCAAGGTTAGGCCCTACACATGTTGGTTGGAAGGGATTATTACAGCCTATAGCAGATGCCGTTAAATTAATAGCAAAAGAAGATATAGTGCCTTCAATGGTAGATAGGCCAGTTTATATAATAGCCCCTATTATTTCTATGACTTGTGTGTTGGCAGCATTTGCTGTTATACCTTTTAGTGATACAATAACAGTTTTAGGTTATACAATACATCCCTATATAGCAGATTTAAATATTGGGATACTTTATATATTAGCATTATCATCGGTAGGGACATATGGTATTATAATGGCTGGTTGGGCATCAAATTCTAAATATGCACTCCTTGCATCACTTAGAACATCTGCACAGATGATTAGTTATGAAACTGCCCTTGGTTTATCCCTTATAGGTCCATTACTATTAGCTGGCTCATTGAACATGAAAGAGATAGTTTTAGCTCAAGAACACTTGTGGTTTATTGTGCCTCAAATATTAGCCTTTGTTATATTTTTATTGGCAGCCTTGGCTGAAACAAATAGGATTCCCTTTGATCTACTTGAAGCCGAACAGGAATTAGTTGCTGGTTTTGTAATTGAGTATGCTAGTATGAAATTTGCTCTATTCTTTTTGGCTGAGTATGCTCATATGATATTGGCGGCGTGTATTGCCACAGTCTTATTTTTAGGTGGGTGGTATGGACCATTTTTGCCAGGTATTCTATGGTTTTTTATAAAGGTGTTGTTTATAATATTTATTTATCTCTGGTTAGAATCAACACTGCCAAGGCTTAGGTTTGACCAATTAATGGTTTTTGGTTGGAAGGTATTAATTCCACTGGCACTTGTTAATATTGTTATAACTTCTATTGTTATGTATATAATTTAG
- a CDS encoding molybdopterin-dependent oxidoreductase, which yields MIELKIEGKIVKVEEDCTILEAASKAGIYIPTFCHHKMLAPFGACRVCLVEVKGSPKLFTACTTPVSNGMEVIVNSDKLKKIRKLVLELLLVHHPLDCPICDKGGECTLQDLTYEFGVSKVRFDAAPKDTPADHSNPFIERDVDRCVLCGKCVRICDEVVNIQNICFINRGTDTYVGTAFDQPWHCEYCGQCMSVCPVGSLNNKIYLFKNRPWKLKDTYSICGYCSCGCTIVIDHEKDEVFRIKEDVDAGINHGFLCVKGRFGYELINSSLRKENAIIIEGERRKEVSADEAIKNAHNRLDYTVKKYGSDSIAFYISPRLTNEEAFLAQKLARECYKTENVYSSESGNFLPEATLEDVEKSDAIVVFNVDVTESNPILGYAVRRASRAGAFLSVFYPSYTALERVAKEFVIGKPDEIYEKFDKLLLSDKEDASIAKILKGAKQPILIYDPYSPYDPYYVKKLKDKFPLVKLLPAKLKNNSQGIVDMGCINGLGPAYNERKKTKDIVNALKSGEIKALIVFGENLVVNPKFTDFHNLKKTLEFMFVTDPFKSETARLADIYVPVLLYAEKEGSFTNLEGRVQSLKPAVRKDKFSDLDIIIKLFSLAGNSEIGNIKSIGEVRNIIESENILYKNINWNNNLIKYPYSIKGDFKKFDKSFKNTSNFILYPETSRLHSGTFTRWSEDLSKVYGKPILQINPEDCKKLNLNDGDIATIQKGNVSGSFKLSVNKSLTKGLLTLPSNYVETAPFFKEGPYVEVELKKVAMNTVGE from the coding sequence ATGATTGAATTAAAGATAGAAGGAAAAATAGTCAAAGTAGAAGAAGATTGCACAATATTGGAAGCTGCCTCTAAAGCAGGCATATATATTCCAACTTTTTGTCATCATAAAATGTTAGCACCCTTTGGGGCCTGTAGAGTTTGTCTTGTAGAGGTAAAAGGATCTCCAAAGTTGTTTACTGCTTGCACAACACCAGTTAGCAATGGAATGGAAGTAATAGTCAATTCAGATAAACTAAAAAAGATTAGAAAATTAGTGTTAGAGTTATTATTAGTACACCATCCATTAGATTGCCCTATATGTGATAAAGGTGGAGAGTGTACATTGCAGGATTTGACGTATGAATTTGGTGTTTCAAAGGTAAGGTTTGACGCAGCACCTAAAGATACACCAGCTGATCATTCAAACCCATTTATTGAGAGGGATGTTGATAGGTGTGTTTTGTGTGGTAAATGTGTAAGAATTTGTGATGAGGTTGTAAATATTCAAAATATATGTTTCATAAATAGGGGTACAGATACCTATGTTGGAACAGCTTTTGATCAACCATGGCACTGCGAGTATTGTGGTCAATGTATGAGTGTATGTCCTGTTGGATCTCTCAATAATAAAATTTATTTATTTAAGAATAGACCGTGGAAGCTAAAAGATACATATTCGATTTGTGGCTATTGTTCTTGTGGTTGCACTATAGTTATTGATCATGAGAAAGACGAGGTTTTTCGTATTAAAGAAGACGTAGATGCAGGTATAAATCATGGTTTTCTATGTGTAAAGGGTAGGTTTGGCTATGAATTAATAAATAGTTCACTGAGAAAGGAAAATGCTATTATAATTGAAGGCGAAAGAAGAAAGGAAGTAAGTGCAGATGAAGCCATTAAAAATGCACATAATAGGCTTGATTACACTGTTAAAAAATATGGTAGTGATTCTATAGCATTTTATATTTCACCAAGACTAACAAATGAAGAAGCCTTTTTAGCACAGAAATTAGCAAGGGAATGTTATAAAACAGAGAATGTTTATTCCTCTGAAAGTGGTAATTTTCTGCCTGAGGCAACCCTTGAAGATGTGGAAAAAAGTGATGCAATTGTGGTATTTAATGTAGATGTCACTGAATCAAACCCAATATTAGGCTATGCAGTAAGAAGAGCTTCAAGGGCAGGCGCCTTTTTGAGTGTATTTTATCCAAGTTATACTGCCCTAGAAAGGGTTGCAAAGGAATTTGTTATAGGCAAACCTGATGAAATATATGAAAAATTTGATAAGTTACTTTTATCAGATAAAGAGGATGCTTCTATAGCAAAAATTTTAAAAGGTGCAAAACAACCTATATTAATATATGACCCTTATAGCCCATATGACCCTTATTATGTGAAAAAATTAAAAGATAAGTTTCCGCTTGTAAAGTTGTTGCCTGCAAAGCTCAAGAATAATTCTCAAGGGATTGTTGATATGGGTTGTATCAATGGATTGGGGCCTGCTTATAATGAAAGAAAAAAAACAAAAGATATAGTTAATGCCTTAAAAAGTGGCGAAATTAAGGCGTTAATAGTATTTGGTGAAAATCTTGTGGTAAATCCAAAATTTACTGATTTTCACAATTTAAAGAAAACACTGGAATTTATGTTTGTAACTGACCCTTTTAAAAGTGAGACTGCAAGATTAGCTGATATTTACGTACCAGTTTTACTATATGCTGAAAAGGAGGGCTCTTTTACAAATTTAGAGGGTAGGGTGCAAAGCTTAAAACCTGCAGTTAGAAAAGACAAGTTTTCTGATTTAGATATAATAATCAAGCTTTTCTCGTTGGCAGGAAATAGTGAAATAGGAAATATAAAAAGTATAGGAGAAGTAAGGAATATTATAGAAAGTGAAAATATTTTATATAAAAATATAAATTGGAATAACAATTTAATTAAGTATCCTTATAGCATTAAGGGTGATTTCAAAAAGTTTGATAAGAGTTTTAAAAATACCTCAAATTTTATACTTTACCCTGAGACTTCTAGATTGCATTCAGGTACTTTTACAAGATGGTCAGAAGACTTAAGTAAGGTGTATGGTAAACCTATTTTGCAAATTAACCCAGAGGATTGTAAAAAACTTAATTTGAATGATGGCGATATTGCAACAATCCAGAAAGGGAATGTTAGTGGATCATTTAAATTATCAGTTAATAAGAGTTTAACGAAGGGTTTATTAACTTTACCTAGTAACTATGTTGAGACAGCTCCTTTCTTTAAGGAAGGGCCCTATGTTGAAGTGGAGTTAAAAAAAGTAGCTATGAATACAGTTGGGGAGTAG
- the nuoF gene encoding NADH-quinone oxidoreductase subunit NuoF, with amino-acid sequence MTTNSVELTNSIELTEVHVCVGTAGVASGGFEVLDAFAKEFEKRGLDKATVKERNCKAKRTGCRGLCARDVLVDVLIPGEEPVTYEHVTPDIVPDIVEKHILGGEIVKKYAAKKDYYEFLTSQNKNVLQICGKVDPEDIDDYIGFGGYTAIKKVLDTMKPDEVIEEVKQSGLRGRGGAGFPTGVKWGFCRKSPGDLKYLVCNSDEGDPGAFMDRSIIEGNPHCVIEGMLIAAYAIGCSEGYIYCRAEYPLAIKRVKIALKIAEERGYLGENILGSNFSFKIHLKEGAGAFVCGEETALLASIEGQRGMPRPRPPFPAVKGLWGKPTNVNNVETLANLPLVINRGAKWFNSIGTERSKGTKIFALAGKVKNTGLVEVPMGITLKDLIYKVGGGIPKRRKFKAVQLGGPSGGCLPEALLDTPVDFDSLVASGAMMGSGGAVVMDDTNCMVNTAKFFLTFTQRESCGKCVPCRIGTKVMLDILDRITKGEGRDGDIELLLDLAQDIKTSSLCGLGQTAPNPVLTTIRYFREEYEEHIYKKNCPAKECSDLIDFVVSNERCKKCGICFRVCPVNAITWEKGKPAYIDKSKCVKCRECIVNCPFNAID; translated from the coding sequence ATGACAACAAATAGTGTTGAGTTAACTAATAGCATTGAATTAACTGAAGTACATGTGTGTGTGGGAACAGCAGGAGTAGCTTCAGGTGGCTTTGAAGTTTTAGATGCTTTTGCAAAAGAGTTTGAAAAAAGAGGGTTAGATAAAGCAACAGTTAAAGAGCGTAATTGTAAGGCAAAAAGGACAGGGTGCAGGGGTCTATGCGCAAGGGATGTATTAGTTGATGTATTGATTCCAGGTGAGGAGCCAGTTACATATGAACATGTAACACCTGATATAGTTCCTGATATAGTAGAGAAACATATTTTAGGTGGCGAGATAGTAAAGAAATATGCTGCCAAGAAAGATTATTATGAATTTCTAACAAGTCAAAATAAGAATGTCTTGCAGATTTGTGGGAAAGTAGACCCTGAAGATATTGATGATTATATAGGGTTTGGCGGTTATACAGCTATAAAAAAAGTTTTAGACACTATGAAGCCAGATGAAGTTATTGAAGAAGTGAAACAATCTGGTTTAAGAGGGCGCGGTGGAGCTGGCTTTCCAACGGGTGTTAAGTGGGGGTTTTGTAGGAAGTCTCCAGGTGATCTAAAATATTTAGTGTGTAATTCTGATGAGGGTGATCCTGGTGCATTTATGGATAGATCGATAATAGAGGGTAACCCTCATTGTGTTATAGAGGGGATGTTAATTGCTGCTTATGCCATAGGATGTAGTGAAGGCTATATTTATTGTAGAGCAGAATATCCATTGGCTATAAAAAGAGTGAAAATTGCTTTAAAGATTGCTGAAGAAAGGGGATATTTAGGTGAAAATATATTAGGTAGTAATTTTAGTTTTAAGATACATTTAAAAGAGGGAGCAGGTGCCTTTGTGTGTGGTGAGGAAACTGCTCTTTTAGCTTCTATTGAAGGTCAAAGAGGTATGCCTAGACCGAGACCCCCTTTTCCAGCTGTAAAGGGTTTGTGGGGGAAGCCAACTAATGTTAATAATGTTGAAACATTGGCAAATCTGCCTTTGGTAATAAATAGGGGGGCTAAATGGTTTAACTCTATAGGAACAGAGAGATCAAAGGGTACAAAGATATTTGCCTTAGCTGGAAAAGTCAAGAATACTGGCCTTGTTGAAGTTCCAATGGGTATTACGTTAAAGGATTTAATATATAAAGTTGGTGGGGGTATCCCTAAAAGAAGAAAATTTAAGGCTGTGCAATTAGGTGGTCCCTCTGGTGGATGTCTTCCAGAAGCATTGCTTGATACACCAGTTGATTTTGATTCCCTTGTGGCTTCAGGTGCAATGATGGGTTCTGGTGGTGCAGTTGTAATGGATGATACTAATTGTATGGTTAATACAGCAAAATTTTTCCTTACTTTCACACAAAGGGAGTCTTGTGGAAAGTGTGTGCCATGTCGAATTGGGACAAAGGTTATGTTAGATATATTAGACAGGATAACAAAGGGTGAGGGAAGAGATGGAGACATAGAGTTATTGCTTGATCTTGCCCAGGATATAAAGACTTCATCTCTATGTGGTTTGGGTCAAACTGCCCCTAATCCTGTGCTAACAACTATTCGTTATTTTAGAGAGGAATATGAAGAGCATATATATAAAAAAAATTGCCCAGCGAAGGAGTGTTCAGATTTAATAGACTTTGTTGTATCCAATGAGCGATGCAAGAAATGTGGTATATGTTTTAGAGTTTGCCCTGTAAATGCAATAACATGGGAGAAGGGTAAACCCGCATATATTGATAAATCAAAATGTGTTAAGTGTAGGGAGTGTATAGTAAACTGTCCATTTAATGCTATTGACTAA
- the nuoE gene encoding NADH-quinone oxidoreductase subunit NuoE, whose protein sequence is MSEVQAKEEKQIDLSEIDRICKEFKDTEGATIPILQRVQDYYGYLSKEMVERIADNLNKSPHQIYGVLTFYSQFYTEPRGKYIIRVCRGTACHVKGSKRISEVASEEFGVKPGETSKDLNFTLEEVSCIGACGMAPVMVVNDKTYGNLTPEKARSIFKDYVKKAKGA, encoded by the coding sequence ATGTCTGAGGTTCAAGCAAAAGAAGAAAAACAGATTGATCTTAGTGAGATTGATAGAATATGTAAGGAGTTTAAAGATACTGAAGGGGCGACAATACCTATTTTACAACGTGTACAAGATTACTATGGTTATTTATCAAAAGAGATGGTAGAGAGAATTGCCGATAATTTAAATAAGTCACCTCATCAAATATACGGGGTTTTAACCTTTTATTCTCAGTTTTATACTGAGCCAAGGGGTAAATATATAATAAGGGTGTGTAGAGGTACTGCATGCCATGTAAAAGGTTCAAAGAGAATATCAGAAGTTGCAAGTGAGGAATTTGGTGTAAAACCAGGTGAAACATCGAAAGATTTGAATTTTACACTTGAGGAAGTTTCATGTATAGGTGCTTGTGGAATGGCGCCTGTAATGGTTGTAAACGATAAGACCTATGGTAATTTAACCCCTGAAAAAGCAAGGAGTATATTTAAAGATTATGTTAAAAAAGCTAAAGGGGCATAA
- the nuoD gene encoding NADH dehydrogenase (quinone) subunit D: MRETLTENRKEGKFGETITINMGPQHPSTHGVLRLILDLDGEVIIDAKPDIGYLHRGVEKLAENRMYHQFIPLTDRMDYVASLSSNLAYCLAVEKFFDLKIPERADYLRVIFAELARIASHLVWLGTHALDIGAMTVFLYCFREREMVLDLFEIATGQRMTSSWVRVGGIREDVPQEFIDKAYEFVNIFEDRINDYKTLLLKNRIWLKRTKGIGVLSKEDALSYGTSGPIMRGSGIKYDVRKFEPYCAYDKMDFEIPCYEDGDVYARYLVRLEEMRQSRRIVKQALDNLPDGPIMTDDPRVGIPSHEEVYTRMEALIRRFYLMSKGFTPPKGEVYASIESTKGELGFYIVSDGSEKPYRLKVRAPSFVNLGAVPAMSKGYMVADMVAVIGSIDIVLGEVDR; the protein is encoded by the coding sequence AAAAGAAGGTAAGTTTGGCGAAACAATAACAATTAATATGGGTCCACAGCATCCAAGTACTCATGGTGTGCTTAGGCTTATATTAGATTTGGACGGTGAGGTTATAATTGATGCTAAACCTGATATAGGCTATCTTCACAGGGGTGTGGAGAAGCTCGCTGAAAATAGGATGTACCATCAGTTTATACCCCTAACTGATAGGATGGATTATGTAGCTTCTCTTTCAAGTAATTTGGCCTATTGTTTAGCTGTTGAGAAATTTTTTGATTTGAAGATCCCTGAGAGGGCTGATTATCTTAGAGTTATATTTGCAGAGCTTGCAAGGATAGCTAGTCACTTAGTATGGCTTGGTACACACGCGTTAGATATAGGTGCTATGACAGTATTTTTATACTGTTTTAGAGAAAGAGAGATGGTTTTAGATCTCTTTGAGATTGCAACAGGCCAGAGAATGACTAGTTCATGGGTAAGAGTGGGGGGTATTAGAGAGGATGTCCCACAAGAATTTATTGATAAAGCTTATGAATTTGTGAATATATTTGAAGATAGAATAAATGACTATAAGACACTACTTCTAAAGAATAGGATATGGCTTAAGAGAACAAAAGGTATTGGCGTATTATCAAAAGAGGATGCGTTAAGTTATGGCACAAGTGGTCCTATAATGAGGGGCTCTGGCATAAAATATGATGTTAGAAAATTTGAACCCTATTGCGCTTATGATAAGATGGACTTTGAAATTCCCTGTTATGAGGATGGTGATGTATATGCCAGGTATCTTGTTAGATTAGAGGAAATGAGGCAGTCTAGAAGAATTGTTAAACAAGCATTAGACAATTTGCCAGATGGACCTATTATGACTGATGACCCGAGGGTTGGAATACCTTCTCATGAAGAAGTATATACGAGAATGGAGGCGTTAATAAGAAGATTTTATTTAATGTCTAAAGGATTTACTCCTCCTAAGGGTGAAGTCTATGCATCAATTGAGAGCACAAAAGGTGAGCTTGGTTTTTATATAGTATCTGATGGTAGTGAAAAACCTTATAGACTAAAAGTTAGAGCTCCTTCTTTTGTTAATTTAGGGGCTGTACCTGCTATGAGCAAAGGTTATATGGTGGCTGATATGGTTGCTGTTATTGGTAGCATTGATATAGTTTTAGGTGAGGTTGATAGGTAG